The following are encoded in a window of Castanea sativa cultivar Marrone di Chiusa Pesio chromosome 5, ASM4071231v1 genomic DNA:
- the LOC142634860 gene encoding pectinesterase inhibitor-like: protein MAIKNGVSLCLLVIQIVLSLLFSSHHFAKANNEIGKSLITTTCNHTEFPNVCISTLESDPRSSSANLTNLSRIALELAITEANETKAEAFKLANNAGSYESWGKRLACYDGFNSSVYQLEESLQYFDELKYNESNRIVDRFNGGLNYCINLGVVELSTRITFLRKFTTDIVAILHLLF from the coding sequence ATGGCCATAAAAAACGGTGTTTCTCTTTGCCTCCTAGTGATTCAAATTGTACTTTCTCTCTTGTTTTCAAGCCACCACTTTGCAAAGGCCAATAATGAGATTGGCAAGTCCCTAATAACAACAACTTGCAACCATACTGAGTTTCCTAATGTTTGCATCTCAACTTTGGAGTCAGATCCTCGAAGCTCTTCTGCAAATCTTACTAACCTTTCCAGAATTGCCTTGGAGTTAGCTATAACCGAAGCTAATGAGACCAAAGCAGAGGCTTTTAAATTGGCTAATAATGCAGGTAGCTATGAGAGTTGGGGGAAACGATTAGCTTGTTATGATGGATTTAATTCGAGTGTCTATCAATTGGAAGAGAGTCTCCAATACTTTGATGAGCTGAAGTATAATGAGTCAAACAGAATTGTGGATCGTTTTAATGGAGGTTTAAATTATTGTATTAATCTTGGAGTAGTAGAGTTAAGTACAAGGATCACATTCCTTAGGAAATTCACCACTGATATAGTGGCAATTCTACATCTCCTTTTCTAA
- the LOC142633889 gene encoding uncharacterized protein LOC142633889 has product MHLFPVGPMAARERLPQRLLLPSSRGREDPIAAPPIVLDEVEPKDEPVLIEIAIIVADISISEGALAEPIPSVEVLFTEASIFAERKNNAIVDAPREKFPIGIDIIADTRISTTIAPLGDVSTH; this is encoded by the exons ATGCATCTCTTTCCAGTAGGACCTATGGCAGCAAGAGAAAGACTTCCCCAAAGACTTTTGCTACCTAGTTCAAGAGGAAG GGAGGATCCTATTGCTGCCCCACCCATTGTGCTTGATGAAGTGGAG CCCAAGGATGAGCCTGTTCTTATTGAGATTGCCATTATTGTTGCTGATATTTCTATAAGTGAAGGGGCTCTTGCTGAGCCCATTCCTAGTGTTGAGGTACTTTTTACTGAGGCTAGTATTTTTGCAGAAAGGAAGAATAATGCCATAGTTGATGCCCCTAGGGAAAAGTTTCCCATTGGAATTGATATTATTGCAGACACAAGGATTTCTACCACTATTGCACCCCTAGGGGATGTTTCCACACACTGA
- the LOC142636338 gene encoding uncharacterized protein LOC142636338, producing the protein MLSAKSESDITSLAPSSPSRSPKRPVYYVQSPSRDSHDGDKSSSMQATPIYNNSPMESPSHPSFGRHSRNSSASRFSGIFRSSSGRKGSRKRNDKGWPECNVIMEEGAYDDLQDKAFTRRCQAMIALFSFVLLFTTFCLIIWGASRPFKAEITMKSLAVNNLYIGEGSDSTGVVTKMLTVNGTLRINIYNPATLFGIHVSSNPVNLIYSEITVATGLLKKYYQPRKSHRTVSVNLEGNKVPLYGAGSSLSVSSNDRVVPLTLEFQIRSRGDVVGKLVRVKHQKQISCPLVIDPSSTKPIKFKKNSCTFE; encoded by the exons ATGCTTTCGGCAAAATCTGAGTCTGATATCACTAGCTTAGCTCCATCATCACCTTCAAGGTCTCCCAAGCGCCCTGTATACTATGTACAGAGCCCTTCAAGGGACTCCCATGATGGAGACAAGTCCTCTTCAATGCAGGCCACTCCAATCTACAATAACAGCCCAATGGAGTCTCCTTCACACCCGTCTTTCGGGCGCCACTCGAGGAACTCCTCTGCCAGCCGGTTCTCGGGGATTTTCCGGTCATCTTCGGGGAGGAAAGGAAGCAGGAAAAGGAATGACAAGGGGTGGCCTGAGTGTAATGTGATTATGGAGGAAGGTGCTTATGACGATCTTCAGGATAAGGCGTTTACGAGGCGGTGCCAGGCTATGATTGCTCTGTTTAGTTTTGTGCTGTTGTTCACCACGTTTTGCTTGATTATATGGGGAGCTAGCCGGCCTTTCAAAGCAGAGATTACAATGAAG AGCTTGGCAGTAAATAACTTGTATATTGGAGAGGGTTCAGACTCCACTGGGGTTGTAACAAAGATGCTGACAGTGAATGGCACATTGAGGATTAATATATACAATCCTGCCACATTGTTTGGCATTCATGTTAGCTCTAACCCTGTCAATCTCATATATTCAGAGATAACTGTTGCAACTGGTCTG TTGAAGAAATATTATCAGCCAAGAAAAAGTCATCGTACTGTATCAGTGAACTTGGAAGGAAATAAGGTTCCCCTGTATGGGGCTGGATCAAGTTTGTCAGTTTCTTCAAATGATCGTGTAGTTCCATTGACATTGGAATTTCAAATCCGGTCTCGAGGAGATGTGGTGGGGAAGCTGGTGAGAGTAAAGCACCAAAAGCAAATATCTTGCCCTTTGGTCATCGACCCCAGTAGCACCAAACCAATCAAGTTCAAAAAGAATTCATGCACATTTGAGTAA